A single region of the Candidatus Protochlamydia amoebophila UWE25 genome encodes:
- a CDS encoding shikimate kinase, with translation MISKRSVALIGLPLCGKTTWGQWLAKKFEYAFIDTDWLIQQKHPTLTCREIFQLFGQSYFRSLERDVIDDLKPTKQVIIATGGGVIYNDQNRNALKKYCRLIYLKLSFSNWKERIFSQTELPAYISQEQSSDVSLKKLYASRTLIYENWADQTIDMNGSMNNDFSVHLLMSLQFVKEENNGI, from the coding sequence ATGATTTCTAAAAGAAGCGTTGCTTTGATTGGTCTACCTTTGTGTGGGAAAACAACATGGGGGCAATGGCTGGCTAAAAAATTTGAGTATGCCTTTATTGATACAGACTGGCTAATTCAACAAAAACATCCTACGTTAACATGTCGAGAAATTTTTCAATTATTTGGGCAGTCCTATTTCCGTTCTTTAGAAAGGGATGTCATTGATGACTTAAAGCCAACTAAACAGGTGATTATTGCAACCGGAGGTGGGGTGATTTATAATGATCAAAATCGAAATGCGCTAAAAAAATATTGTCGGTTAATTTATTTGAAACTTTCTTTTTCAAACTGGAAAGAGCGTATTTTCAGTCAAACTGAGTTACCAGCCTATATTTCTCAAGAACAATCTTCGGATGTATCTTTGAAAAAACTCTATGCAAGCAGAACGTTAATTTATGAAAATTGGGCAGACCAAACTATCGATATGAACGGATCTATGAACAACGATTTTTCTGTTCATCTACTCATGAGCCTTCAATTTGTTAAAGAGGAAAATAATGGCATCTAA
- the aroC gene encoding chorismate synthase, giving the protein MASNSFGHLFKMTTWGESHGKAMGVVIDGCPSGIFLTEQDINQELYWRKPGRNELTSPRLEEDQVEILSGLFNGQTTGAPISLIIWNKDVNSSAYEGMHTLFRPGHANYTYSNKYGIFDYRGGGRASARETVCRVAAGAIAKKILSDVGISVVAYLYSIGEIEGKIELSDHVNNVPLLQQTIRNSSLFSPSPAAEKMKGVLEEARKEGDSVGGIVEAMAFNVPCGWGDPVYEKLEANLAKAMLSIPASKGFEIGEGFKASQMRGTEHNDLFGIQNDQISFVTNHAGGTLGGISTGEPIIIKVPFKPTSSINKVQTSLNEKGEICDYRLPTGSRHDPCVAIRAVPVVEAMMALVLVDAFLMSKFCQLN; this is encoded by the coding sequence ATGGCATCTAACAGTTTTGGTCATTTATTTAAAATGACGACTTGGGGGGAATCTCATGGAAAAGCGATGGGCGTTGTGATTGATGGCTGTCCCTCTGGAATTTTTCTAACTGAGCAGGACATCAATCAAGAGCTATATTGGAGGAAACCTGGCCGCAATGAACTAACTTCACCAAGGCTAGAAGAAGATCAAGTAGAAATCTTATCGGGTTTATTTAATGGACAAACAACTGGAGCCCCTATCTCTTTGATCATTTGGAATAAAGATGTAAATTCCAGCGCTTATGAAGGAATGCATACCCTTTTTCGTCCAGGCCATGCAAATTATACCTATTCAAATAAATACGGGATTTTTGATTATCGAGGAGGTGGCCGAGCGTCAGCAAGAGAGACTGTTTGCCGTGTCGCTGCTGGAGCCATTGCAAAGAAAATATTATCAGACGTTGGAATTTCAGTGGTTGCTTATCTCTATTCCATAGGAGAAATAGAGGGAAAAATTGAATTATCAGACCATGTAAATAACGTGCCTTTATTGCAACAAACCATTCGCAATAGTTCCCTTTTTTCTCCCTCACCAGCTGCTGAAAAAATGAAAGGCGTTTTAGAAGAAGCCAGAAAAGAGGGGGATTCTGTGGGAGGGATTGTTGAAGCAATGGCTTTTAATGTTCCTTGTGGATGGGGTGACCCTGTTTACGAAAAATTAGAGGCAAATTTGGCAAAAGCTATGCTGTCTATTCCAGCTTCTAAAGGATTTGAGATAGGAGAGGGATTCAAGGCTTCTCAGATGAGAGGAACTGAACATAATGATTTATTTGGAATCCAAAATGATCAAATTTCTTTTGTAACTAACCATGCTGGAGGAACTTTGGGGGGAATTTCAACAGGGGAGCCTATTATCATTAAAGTCCCTTTTAAGCCAACTTCAAGCATAAATAAGGTGCAGACTTCTTTGAATGAGAAAGGTGAAATTTGTGATTATCGTTTACCCACTGGATCTCGTCACGATCCTTGCGTTGCCATTCGCGCTGTTCCTGTTGTTGAGGCTATGATGGCATTAGTATTAGTTGATGCTTTTTTGATGAGCAAATTTTGTCAGCTGAATTGA
- a CDS encoding caspase family protein: MKKNPSLYFILFLSLFCCGQMISAATLHTILVADTIHDINSITVPDLARWQKELQMIAQSTHMILKEITFEGKRFRKQLIVDYLKNFSVNHDDAVVFIFSGHGYRTRDKKSPWPFLIFELDKHGMDLKWIDEIIRSKKPRFSLVLGDCCNNYIEKGFLGENKNIFVNLRLVETDPSGYNQLFCRAKGHIIVCSCSPGNFSYGSPFGGLYSQCFLVSLNREISQKFPSWKKVLERANGYIQQVQIPVCEINH; encoded by the coding sequence ATGAAAAAAAATCCTTCTTTGTATTTTATTTTATTTTTAAGCTTATTTTGCTGTGGACAAATGATTTCGGCAGCTACATTACATACAATTTTAGTGGCTGACACGATTCATGACATCAATTCCATTACGGTCCCAGATTTGGCAAGGTGGCAAAAAGAACTGCAGATGATTGCTCAATCTACGCATATGATTTTAAAAGAGATAACTTTTGAAGGGAAACGTTTCCGCAAACAACTCATTGTTGATTATTTAAAAAATTTTTCCGTTAATCATGACGACGCCGTAGTGTTCATTTTCTCTGGACATGGTTATCGAACGCGAGACAAAAAATCACCTTGGCCTTTTTTAATATTTGAGCTTGATAAGCATGGAATGGATTTAAAATGGATTGACGAAATTATTCGGTCTAAAAAACCCCGTTTTTCTTTAGTTTTAGGGGATTGTTGCAACAATTACATTGAAAAAGGCTTTTTAGGTGAGAATAAAAATATCTTTGTCAATTTACGTTTAGTAGAAACAGATCCTTCTGGTTACAACCAGTTATTTTGCCGAGCAAAAGGGCATATTATTGTTTGTAGCTGCAGTCCAGGAAATTTCTCTTACGGATCTCCTTTTGGAGGATTATATTCACAGTGTTTTCTCGTTAGCTTAAACAGAGAAATATCTCAAAAATTTCCTAGTTGGAAAAAAGTTTTAGAAAGAGCCAATGGTTACATTCAACAAGTGCAAATACCTGTTTGTGAAATCAACCATTGA